A window of the Streptomyces sp. NBC_00454 genome harbors these coding sequences:
- a CDS encoding universal stress protein, translating to MTIHLTGSHGIVVGIDPDRDWHLSLAWAADEAQRRRLPLRLVLAVPPQHDTHHVDDTPGQTALRQAASDRLGQACNWVRDRHPEVAVTGDLLGGFPVPVLGGAAREARMIVLGSRHLSRTAEFFSAGSLVVPVTAQAHCPVVVVGDAEHISQQPPYVVAGIDGSASATAALDFAFDEADLRGAALRVVCVWQPPLIMLNDEEVALHAQRTLLSEATAGLSDKYPDVHVTHEVLAGHPVEELARAAEHALAVVVGRRGRGGYTGMRIGSVVHGLLHRAHCPVITVPTG from the coding sequence ATGACCATCCACCTGACAGGAAGCCATGGCATCGTCGTGGGCATCGACCCGGACAGGGACTGGCACCTTTCCCTGGCCTGGGCCGCCGACGAGGCACAACGGCGCCGGCTCCCGCTACGCCTGGTGCTCGCGGTACCGCCCCAGCACGACACCCATCACGTCGACGACACCCCCGGTCAGACGGCCCTGCGGCAGGCCGCATCCGACAGGCTCGGCCAAGCGTGCAACTGGGTGCGTGACCGCCACCCCGAGGTGGCCGTCACCGGCGATCTGCTCGGCGGCTTCCCCGTCCCCGTCCTGGGCGGCGCGGCGCGAGAAGCCCGCATGATCGTCCTCGGCTCCCGGCACCTGAGCCGCACCGCCGAGTTCTTCAGCGCCGGCTCGCTCGTGGTCCCCGTCACTGCCCAGGCCCATTGCCCGGTCGTCGTCGTGGGCGACGCCGAACACATCAGCCAGCAGCCGCCCTACGTCGTCGCCGGTATCGACGGCAGCGCGTCCGCCACTGCCGCGCTGGACTTCGCCTTCGACGAGGCCGACCTCCGGGGGGCGGCGCTGCGGGTCGTCTGCGTATGGCAGCCGCCGCTCATCATGCTGAACGACGAAGAGGTGGCACTGCACGCCCAGCGCACCCTGCTCTCCGAGGCCACCGCCGGCCTGTCGGACAAGTACCCGGACGTGCACGTGACGCACGAAGTCCTCGCCGGCCACCCCGTCGAGGAACTCGCCCGGGCCGCCGAGCACGCCCTGGCCGTCGTCGTGGGCCGCCGCGGCCGCGGCGGATACACCGGCATGCGCATCGGATCCGTCGTCCACGGCCTCCTGCACCGCGCGCACTGCCCCGTGATCACCGTCCCCACTGGCTGA
- a CDS encoding CBS domain-containing protein, whose protein sequence is MKHLKVANLMTDEVVSVAPGTGFKDVAKLLAQYDISGVPVLDDEDRVVGVVSQTDLLAHTVSGSHPSEQSPPAPGPPTAGEVMSAPAVTVHAEETVADAARLMTRRGIERLPVVDVEDRLVGIVTRRDLLRLFLRPDSEMRRRITDEVLTEVLGVPAGDVDVHVVDGIVTLEGRVERRSQLPALLGLVEQLDGVVAVASRITARTDDTAGMHADRARHAMPW, encoded by the coding sequence ATGAAACATCTCAAGGTGGCGAACCTGATGACCGACGAGGTCGTGTCCGTGGCCCCGGGCACCGGTTTCAAGGACGTCGCGAAGCTCCTCGCCCAGTACGACATCTCGGGAGTCCCTGTCCTGGACGACGAGGACCGCGTGGTGGGCGTCGTCTCGCAGACCGACCTGCTGGCCCACACGGTGTCGGGCTCCCATCCCTCTGAGCAGAGCCCCCCGGCGCCTGGTCCGCCCACCGCGGGCGAGGTCATGTCCGCGCCGGCGGTCACCGTTCACGCCGAAGAGACAGTGGCTGACGCCGCCCGGCTGATGACCCGTCGCGGCATCGAACGCCTCCCCGTCGTGGACGTGGAGGACCGGCTCGTCGGCATCGTCACCCGCCGGGACCTGCTCCGCCTGTTCCTGCGCCCGGACTCCGAGATGCGCCGGCGTATCACCGACGAGGTCCTCACGGAGGTGCTCGGTGTGCCGGCCGGTGACGTCGACGTCCATGTGGTCGACGGCATCGTCACTTTGGAGGGCCGTGTCGAGCGTAGGAGTCAGCTCCCTGCGCTTCTCGGCCTCGTCGAACAACTCGACGGGGTCGTCGCCGTGGCATCACGCATCACCGCCCGAACCGACGACACGGCAGGCATGCACGCGGACCGTGCCCGGCACGCCATGCCGTGGTGA
- a CDS encoding universal stress protein gives MKNHVTVGVDGSPESRAAARWAAHEAVLRQVPLRLVHAVDWPLDPMFPGLGRQDVDRWADQALAEAATELHGRHPHLEITTRCLTARPAAALAAEAADAGLLVLGSRGLGGLVGFVVGSVAMSTVVATDTPVVLVRVTDDPDGPGTGSGAEIVVGVDIHEACDRVLTFAFEEAARRDCPLRAVHGWKMPAAYSYVPFFDPDNERDIGRSVTHMVDDMLLPWQRKFPDVNVSHNVFMGSAGEHLVRASQGAGLVVVGRHLRRSALGAHLGSVAHAVLHHAAAPVAVIAHD, from the coding sequence ATGAAGAACCACGTGACCGTCGGAGTCGACGGCTCCCCTGAGAGCCGGGCAGCAGCACGCTGGGCCGCGCACGAGGCCGTCCTGCGGCAGGTGCCGCTCCGCCTCGTGCACGCCGTCGACTGGCCCCTGGACCCGATGTTCCCCGGACTGGGCCGCCAGGACGTGGACCGCTGGGCGGACCAGGCTCTGGCCGAGGCCGCGACGGAGCTGCACGGGCGCCACCCGCACCTGGAGATCACGACCCGCTGCCTGACGGCACGGCCGGCAGCCGCTCTCGCGGCCGAGGCCGCCGACGCCGGCCTGCTGGTCCTGGGATCGCGCGGTCTGGGCGGCCTGGTCGGTTTCGTCGTCGGCTCGGTGGCGATGTCCACCGTGGTCGCGACCGACACCCCGGTCGTCCTCGTTCGCGTCACCGACGACCCCGACGGCCCGGGCACCGGCTCCGGCGCTGAGATCGTCGTGGGTGTCGACATCCATGAAGCGTGCGACCGGGTACTCACCTTCGCCTTCGAGGAGGCGGCCCGGCGCGACTGCCCGCTGCGGGCCGTGCACGGCTGGAAGATGCCGGCCGCCTACAGTTACGTCCCCTTCTTCGACCCGGACAACGAACGGGACATCGGCAGGAGCGTCACACACATGGTGGACGACATGCTGCTGCCCTGGCAGCGCAAGTTCCCCGACGTGAATGTCAGCCACAACGTGTTCATGGGATCCGCGGGCGAGCATCTCGTTCGGGCCTCGCAAGGAGCGGGACTCGTCGTCGTGGGGCGCCATCTTCGCCGCTCCGCCCTCGGGGCGCACCTGGGCTCGGTCGCCCACGCGGTCCTGCACCACGCAGCAGCCCCCGTAGCCGTCATCGCCCACGACTGA
- a CDS encoding cation-translocating P-type ATPase, translated as MTSRAIETPSVASSAPTGLTRAEAERRLARYGRNEVAPPRPTPLRRRVLAQLRDPLIMVLLGAALLTIAIGDHPDAVVIGLVVVFNTTVGVAQEVRADRAVAALSALSAPHARVLRDGAAYEVPAALVVLGDSLLLGEGDIVAADADLTEASALLMDESMLTGESEPVAKSTGDVVSAGTVVVRGRGVATATATGSASALGRIAALLDGDHEPTPLQRRLASLGRVLAAVTLALCVLFFALGLLRGLGVSTMAVTAISLAVAAVPESLPAVVTLALALGARRMAARGALVRRLPAVETLGSVSVLATDKTGTLTEGRMVVQRLWTPSGAADVSGSGYEPQGDLTRAGRSLTPEQLRPLQELLTTAALCNDASLKPPQSGSAAWTAVGDPMEAALLAAAAKAGCPDPAELHRDCPRIGEAPFDSSRKRMTTLHHLPDGNVLVCLKGAPESVLAPMVLAEPPEVLDQARLQAAQLAAHGFRVLAVAGAERLQWSLPAAEAEEGLSLLGLIAISDPPKATAATTLAACRAAGITPVMITGDHPATAHAIAVRIGLVEDGPADSVVTGPELAAAPDTDLTAVRVFARTDPQQKLDIVHAWRARGAVTAMTGDGVNDGPALRQADIGVAMGARGTEVARQAADLVLTDDELSTVVTAVEEGRRVYDNIRRFLVYAMAGGAAEILVMLAGPLLGLALPLRAGQILWINLLTHGLTGVAMGAEPASPEAMRRPPRPPGQHILAAGVWQRLLILAAAVTAFSLIAGIGARSMGLPWQSVLFLSLLGAQLGVALGLRARLLTTQNLSLPAAVAASALLAMAALHLPALQSLLDTQPVGWAGIGLAASAALAAFVAARLLRGAFHRKA; from the coding sequence ATGACCAGCCGCGCGATCGAAACGCCGTCCGTCGCCTCCTCGGCCCCGACAGGGCTGACACGGGCCGAGGCCGAACGCCGGCTGGCCCGCTACGGACGCAACGAGGTGGCACCTCCGCGACCCACACCCCTCCGCCGCCGGGTACTGGCGCAGCTGCGTGATCCGCTGATCATGGTGCTGCTCGGTGCCGCACTCCTGACCATCGCGATCGGCGACCACCCGGACGCCGTCGTCATCGGCCTGGTGGTCGTCTTCAACACGACCGTGGGAGTGGCCCAGGAGGTCCGGGCGGACCGCGCGGTCGCCGCGCTCTCCGCTCTCTCTGCCCCGCACGCCCGGGTGCTGCGCGACGGCGCCGCCTACGAAGTGCCGGCAGCGCTCGTGGTACTGGGTGACAGCCTGCTGTTGGGCGAGGGTGACATCGTCGCCGCGGACGCCGATCTCACCGAGGCATCCGCTCTCCTGATGGACGAGTCGATGCTCACCGGCGAATCGGAACCCGTCGCCAAATCCACGGGTGACGTGGTCAGCGCCGGCACCGTCGTGGTGCGCGGGCGAGGTGTGGCGACGGCCACGGCCACTGGATCCGCCAGCGCCCTCGGCCGGATCGCAGCCCTCCTGGACGGGGACCACGAGCCGACACCGCTCCAGCGCCGCCTCGCCTCCCTCGGCCGCGTCCTTGCCGCCGTCACCCTCGCCCTGTGCGTGCTGTTCTTCGCCCTGGGCCTCCTACGCGGCCTCGGCGTGAGCACGATGGCGGTCACCGCCATCAGCCTGGCCGTCGCCGCGGTGCCCGAGTCCCTGCCCGCCGTGGTCACCCTCGCCCTCGCCCTCGGAGCCCGCCGCATGGCGGCCCGCGGCGCCCTGGTCCGGCGCCTGCCGGCCGTGGAGACACTGGGCTCGGTGAGCGTGCTGGCCACGGACAAGACCGGCACCCTCACCGAGGGCCGCATGGTCGTCCAGCGCCTGTGGACGCCGTCCGGAGCCGCGGACGTGTCCGGCAGCGGATACGAACCCCAAGGAGACCTGACCCGGGCCGGACGCTCCCTGACGCCCGAGCAACTCCGCCCACTGCAGGAACTGCTCACCACGGCAGCCCTGTGCAACGACGCAAGCCTGAAACCACCCCAGAGCGGCTCCGCAGCATGGACGGCCGTGGGCGACCCCATGGAGGCCGCACTGCTGGCAGCCGCTGCCAAGGCAGGCTGCCCCGACCCCGCCGAGCTGCACCGGGACTGCCCCCGGATCGGAGAAGCACCGTTCGACAGTTCGCGTAAGCGGATGACCACCCTGCACCACCTGCCCGACGGCAACGTCCTGGTCTGCCTCAAGGGGGCGCCGGAGAGCGTCCTGGCTCCCATGGTGCTCGCCGAGCCGCCCGAGGTCCTGGACCAGGCTCGCCTGCAAGCTGCCCAGCTGGCCGCGCACGGATTCAGGGTCCTGGCGGTGGCAGGCGCCGAACGGCTCCAGTGGAGTCTGCCCGCCGCCGAGGCGGAAGAGGGACTGAGCCTTCTCGGCCTGATCGCCATCAGCGATCCGCCGAAAGCGACCGCCGCCACCACTCTGGCGGCCTGCCGCGCTGCCGGCATCACCCCGGTCATGATCACCGGCGACCACCCCGCGACGGCTCACGCCATCGCCGTACGCATCGGCCTCGTCGAGGACGGTCCAGCCGATTCCGTCGTCACCGGACCCGAGCTTGCCGCAGCACCGGACACCGACCTCACCGCGGTACGCGTCTTCGCCCGGACCGATCCGCAGCAGAAGCTGGACATCGTCCACGCCTGGAGGGCCCGCGGCGCAGTGACCGCCATGACCGGGGACGGCGTCAACGACGGCCCCGCCCTCCGCCAGGCCGACATCGGCGTCGCCATGGGCGCCCGCGGCACCGAGGTGGCCCGCCAGGCCGCCGACCTCGTCCTCACGGACGACGAGCTGTCCACCGTGGTCACGGCCGTCGAGGAAGGCCGCCGCGTCTACGACAACATCCGACGCTTCCTCGTCTACGCGATGGCCGGTGGGGCCGCCGAGATCCTCGTGATGCTGGCAGGTCCCCTACTCGGCCTGGCCCTCCCGCTTCGGGCGGGCCAGATCCTGTGGATCAACCTCCTCACACACGGTCTGACCGGCGTGGCCATGGGTGCCGAACCGGCCTCACCAGAGGCCATGCGGCGCCCGCCCCGGCCGCCCGGACAGCACATCCTGGCCGCAGGCGTGTGGCAACGCCTCCTCATCCTCGCTGCGGCCGTGACGGCTTTCAGCTTGATCGCCGGCATCGGCGCGCGCTCCATGGGCCTGCCCTGGCAGAGCGTGCTCTTCCTGTCCCTGCTCGGAGCCCAGCTGGGCGTGGCCCTGGGACTGAGGGCCCGGCTGCTCACCACCCAGAACCTCTCCCTCCCCGCCGCCGTGGCGGCCTCCGCCCTCCTTGCGATGGCTGCCCTGCACCTTCCCGCTCTGCAGTCGCTGCTGGACACCCAGCCGGTGGGCTGGGCCGGCATAGGGCTCGCCGCCTCGGCAGCCCTCGCGGCGTTCGTCGCCGCCCGGCTCCTGCGGGGCGCATTCCACAGAAAGGCATGA
- a CDS encoding DUF1918 domain-containing protein, which produces MNAHPLAHGDGIHAEVGDQIIVGGPTVGTTGRDGEVIALHHEDGTPPYDVRWSDTGRTTVIFPDRTPTSASCTTKPVRRDTRRSRKGQWHPVEWKGRAPRPEIPWK; this is translated from the coding sequence ATGAACGCGCATCCGCTTGCCCACGGAGACGGGATCCACGCCGAGGTCGGCGACCAGATCATCGTGGGCGGCCCCACCGTCGGAACGACAGGCCGTGACGGCGAAGTCATCGCCCTGCACCACGAGGACGGCACCCCGCCGTACGACGTGCGCTGGTCCGACACCGGCCGTACCACCGTGATCTTCCCGGACCGGACGCCCACGTCCGCCAGCTGCACGACGAAACCGGTACGCCGCGACACGAGGAGGAGCCGGAAGGGGCAGTGGCATCCCGTTGAGTGGAAAGGCCGGGCGCCCCGACCGGAGATACCGTGGAAGTGA
- a CDS encoding universal stress protein yields the protein MESTFRTPDTSSVTVGVDGSQSARVAALWAAKEAARRDRPLHIVYGSDTDGRALYVSAETIDRIRVNGRAILDETAKAVSAEYPGLNVTTEFSRASAVDSLHRAGGLHGTVVVGNRGLGGFNSLMLGSVGLGTAAIAMTPVIVVRGIDGAEETGTVLAAIRDEHDLLIARYAAREAELHKASLRLLHVWNVLQSVGEVVSMLDGVDEIAGGRAETLRAVTDVVRGEFPDLEVQADAEKSISVAGVLVEASRHADLLVMGGRRIPGPLGLAPSLGKATHSLLHHAHCPVLLIPRTGSDFGSRS from the coding sequence GTGGAAAGCACATTCCGCACCCCGGACACCAGCTCGGTCACCGTCGGCGTGGACGGCTCACAGTCGGCGCGCGTCGCTGCCCTGTGGGCGGCCAAGGAGGCCGCACGCCGTGACCGCCCCCTCCACATCGTCTACGGCTCCGACACCGACGGCAGGGCCTTGTACGTGTCGGCGGAGACCATCGACCGTATCCGTGTCAACGGCCGGGCCATCCTTGACGAGACGGCGAAGGCCGTGTCGGCCGAGTACCCCGGGTTGAACGTGACCACCGAGTTCAGCCGCGCGAGCGCCGTCGACAGCCTTCACCGGGCCGGCGGGCTCCACGGCACGGTCGTGGTGGGCAACCGCGGGCTGGGCGGTTTCAACTCCCTCATGCTCGGCTCGGTCGGGCTGGGCACCGCGGCCATCGCCATGACGCCCGTCATCGTCGTCCGGGGCATCGACGGGGCCGAGGAGACCGGCACGGTCCTCGCGGCGATCCGCGATGAGCACGACCTCCTGATCGCCCGGTACGCCGCCCGGGAAGCCGAGCTGCACAAGGCCTCCCTGCGGCTCCTGCACGTGTGGAACGTGCTCCAGTCCGTAGGTGAGGTGGTCAGCATGCTCGACGGCGTCGACGAGATCGCCGGCGGCCGTGCAGAGACCCTTCGGGCCGTCACGGACGTGGTCCGCGGCGAGTTCCCCGACCTGGAGGTGCAGGCCGATGCGGAGAAGAGCATCTCCGTGGCCGGTGTCCTGGTCGAGGCGTCCCGGCACGCCGACCTGCTCGTCATGGGCGGCCGCCGGATCCCAGGGCCCCTCGGACTCGCCCCCAGCCTGGGCAAGGCCACGCACAGCCTGCTGCACCACGCCCACTGCCCCGTCCTCCTCATCCCCCGGACCGGCAGCGACTTCGGGAGCCGGTCATGA
- a CDS encoding CBS domain-containing protein — translation MKHLRTVEDVMTHAVISVDRRTAFKDIVEELRMWNISALPVLAQDGQVAGVVSEADLLLKTQGTDTTHDTAAEQLTTRPAVTVTKDATIPTAARLMARRHLKRLPVVDDDGRLVGVVSRGDLLKVFLRPDEDIGAEIRELIMYQLPPQVPAERHVHVHGPVEVHVHVADGIAYLNGSLPDPAMEDIVVRAASTVPGVVDVKADFTAPVSA, via the coding sequence ATGAAGCACCTGCGCACCGTCGAGGACGTCATGACACACGCCGTGATCTCCGTCGACCGAAGAACCGCGTTCAAGGACATCGTGGAAGAACTGCGGATGTGGAACATCAGCGCGCTCCCCGTCCTGGCCCAGGACGGACAGGTGGCCGGCGTCGTCTCCGAAGCCGACCTGCTGCTCAAGACCCAAGGCACCGACACGACCCACGACACCGCCGCCGAGCAGCTGACGACCCGCCCGGCCGTGACCGTCACGAAGGACGCCACCATCCCCACCGCGGCGCGTCTGATGGCCCGCAGGCACCTCAAGCGCCTTCCCGTTGTCGACGACGACGGCCGACTCGTCGGCGTCGTCAGCCGCGGCGACCTGCTCAAGGTCTTCCTGCGCCCGGACGAGGACATCGGCGCCGAGATCCGCGAACTGATCATGTATCAGCTACCGCCGCAAGTTCCCGCCGAAAGGCACGTCCACGTGCACGGTCCCGTCGAGGTACACGTCCACGTCGCCGACGGCATCGCCTACCTCAACGGTTCGCTGCCGGACCCCGCGATGGAAGACATCGTCGTCCGCGCTGCCAGTACCGTACCGGGCGTCGTCGACGTCAAGGCGGACTTCACCGCCCCCGTCTCCGCCTGA